Proteins encoded together in one Lachnospiraceae bacterium JLR.KK008 window:
- the rpmI gene encoding 50S ribosomal protein L35, with product MPKMKTSKAAAKRFKVTGTGKLKRAKAYKSHILTKKSTKRKRNLRKPAITDATNVKNMKKILPYL from the coding sequence ATGCCCAAAATGAAGACAAGCAAAGCAGCAGCAAAACGTTTTAAAGTAACCGGAACGGGAAAATTAAAGAGAGCGAAAGCTTACAAGAGCCATATCTTAACGAAGAAGTCCACAAAGAGAAAAAGAAATCTCAGAAAGCCTGCGATTACTGATGCAACCAATGTTAAGAATATGAAGAAGATTTTACCGTATTTATAA